A genomic region of Vibrio sp. 10N contains the following coding sequences:
- a CDS encoding ATP-binding cassette domain-containing protein, with translation MQEDVILSVRDLAVSFHNDEGSREVLHGVSFEVKAGRTLGIVGESGSGKSVTAMSIMGLLPKPYGEVTAGQIFYRDTDLLQLAPEQMYAMRGDRISIIFQDPMTALNPVQSVGKQLNEVLELHRPELNKAQRRVTSLEMLTKVRIPMPEKRLDEYPHNLSGGMRQRVMIAMALACKPDILICDEPTTALDVTVQASILELMQDLQQETGMSMIFITHDLGVVAEICDDVAVMFAGKIVEQADVFELFDHPKHPYTERLLGLIPSLDNPPKHKIDIKPITEDMFR, from the coding sequence ATGCAAGAAGATGTGATTTTGAGTGTACGAGATCTCGCCGTCAGTTTTCATAATGATGAAGGCAGCCGAGAAGTACTGCATGGGGTTAGCTTTGAAGTCAAAGCAGGGCGCACATTGGGCATCGTCGGCGAGTCTGGGAGTGGTAAGAGTGTCACTGCGATGTCCATCATGGGGCTTTTGCCAAAGCCCTATGGCGAGGTCACTGCGGGGCAGATCTTCTATCGTGATACTGATTTACTTCAACTCGCGCCGGAACAGATGTACGCCATGCGTGGCGACCGGATTTCGATTATCTTTCAAGATCCGATGACAGCGTTGAACCCTGTACAAAGTGTAGGCAAGCAGCTCAACGAAGTCTTAGAGTTGCATCGTCCTGAACTCAACAAAGCGCAGCGCCGTGTCACCTCACTAGAAATGCTCACCAAGGTTCGGATCCCAATGCCGGAAAAACGCCTAGATGAGTATCCACATAACTTGTCTGGCGGTATGCGTCAGCGAGTGATGATCGCTATGGCGCTGGCTTGTAAACCCGACATTTTGATATGCGACGAGCCGACCACAGCCCTTGATGTGACGGTACAAGCGTCGATTTTAGAGCTAATGCAAGATTTGCAGCAGGAAACGGGCATGTCGATGATTTTTATCACTCATGACTTGGGCGTGGTTGCAGAAATTTGTGATGATGTCGCCGTGATGTTCGCAGGTAAGATAGTAGAGCAAGCCGACGTATTTGAACTGTTTGATCATCCTAAGCATCCCTATACAGAACGATTATTAGGCTTGATACCAAGTTTAGATAATCCACCCAAACATAAAATAGATATTAAACCGATTACCGAAGACATGTTCCGTTAA
- a CDS encoding ABC transporter ATP-binding protein, which yields MSELLKITDLKQYFRSGGGIFRRGYVMKAVDGVSLSIKRGETLGLVGESGCGKSTLGRTILKLLEPCDGKIVFEGTDITKLSPRDMRPLRKQMQIVFQDPMESLNPRHTVGMILEEPFVIHKLGSPAERQLWVKELLEKVGLPEDAIDRYPHEFSGGQRQRIGIARAIAVKPKLLICDESVSALDVSVQAQILNLLLDLQRELNLAIIFISHDLSVVRHVSDNVAVMKAGRVVEYGSSDEVYHTPKHDYTKTLLSAIPITHPKHRKSRC from the coding sequence ATGAGTGAATTACTGAAAATAACGGACTTAAAGCAGTACTTTCGATCCGGTGGTGGCATTTTTCGACGCGGCTATGTCATGAAGGCGGTGGACGGGGTGTCACTGTCGATAAAACGGGGCGAAACTTTAGGCTTGGTTGGCGAGTCTGGGTGTGGCAAAAGTACGTTAGGAAGGACAATTTTAAAGCTGCTTGAGCCATGTGACGGAAAAATTGTGTTTGAAGGGACAGATATCACTAAGTTGTCTCCTCGCGATATGCGTCCACTTCGCAAGCAAATGCAGATTGTTTTTCAAGACCCGATGGAGTCACTGAACCCAAGACATACCGTGGGCATGATCTTAGAAGAGCCGTTTGTTATTCATAAATTAGGCAGCCCTGCTGAGCGTCAACTATGGGTTAAAGAGCTGCTAGAGAAAGTAGGGCTACCGGAGGATGCCATTGATCGGTATCCGCATGAATTTTCCGGTGGACAGCGTCAGCGGATTGGCATTGCGCGTGCAATCGCGGTGAAACCAAAGCTACTGATATGTGATGAATCAGTGTCAGCGCTGGATGTCTCGGTACAGGCACAAATACTCAACTTGTTGCTTGATTTACAGCGTGAGCTAAATTTAGCCATTATTTTCATATCTCACGATCTGTCGGTAGTGAGACACGTTTCCGATAACGTGGCAGTGATGAAAGCAGGTAGGGTTGTGGAGTATGGATCGAGTGACGAGGTGTATCATACGCCCAAGCATGATTACACCAAAACTTTGCTATCCGCTATACCTATTACTCACCCTAAGCATCGGAAATCGAGATGCTAG
- a CDS encoding iron-containing alcohol dehydrogenase, with the protein MKFSYVNPTVIHFGQGQIEQITNSIPKDSKVLVIYGGGSIKKNGVYDQVTAALSGHEWLEFSGVEANPTKETLDKAIDIVKAENVTYLLAVGGGSVIDGTKYVAAASLHNGDSWDLITGAYKPETAIPLGVVLTLPATGSESNMGAVVTKKATQEKLGFLSPTVRPAFAVLDPDAMKTLPERQLINGLVDAWVHVCEQYITSPTGHMVQEGYAEVLLRNLLVLGDSFEQRDDAWRANLMWTANQALNGLIGTGMPQDWATHMIGHQLTALWHVDHARSLAIIQPSLLRSQMEFKKGKIEQMGRNVFGLSSSDDLAERTIDAIEAFYTKLNVDTRLSEVEGDKSEAVEAVIKKLEDYGYTKLGENQAITIDVSRQILANAL; encoded by the coding sequence ATGAAATTCAGCTACGTGAACCCTACTGTGATTCACTTTGGCCAAGGCCAGATTGAACAAATCACCAACAGCATCCCTAAAGATTCAAAAGTCCTCGTTATCTACGGCGGCGGCTCTATCAAAAAAAATGGCGTTTATGACCAAGTCACTGCTGCACTAAGCGGCCATGAGTGGCTCGAGTTTTCAGGCGTCGAGGCTAATCCAACGAAAGAAACTCTAGATAAAGCCATCGACATAGTGAAAGCAGAGAACGTCACTTATCTTCTTGCCGTGGGCGGCGGTAGTGTCATTGATGGCACCAAATACGTGGCTGCCGCGTCTTTGCATAATGGCGACAGTTGGGATCTCATCACCGGTGCCTACAAACCAGAAACTGCGATTCCACTTGGTGTTGTCCTCACACTTCCAGCAACTGGTTCTGAGTCCAACATGGGCGCCGTGGTAACCAAAAAAGCGACCCAAGAAAAGCTCGGTTTCCTATCGCCTACGGTCAGACCTGCATTCGCCGTGCTAGACCCAGATGCTATGAAAACTCTGCCTGAACGCCAACTGATCAATGGCTTGGTTGACGCTTGGGTGCACGTCTGCGAGCAGTACATCACCTCGCCAACAGGCCACATGGTCCAGGAAGGTTACGCTGAAGTACTGCTTCGCAATCTGCTTGTACTTGGAGACTCATTTGAGCAACGTGATGATGCATGGCGAGCCAATCTTATGTGGACAGCGAACCAAGCACTCAACGGCCTCATTGGCACGGGTATGCCACAAGATTGGGCGACACATATGATAGGCCACCAGCTCACCGCCCTTTGGCACGTGGATCACGCGCGCTCGCTCGCCATTATTCAGCCTTCACTACTTCGCAGCCAAATGGAGTTTAAGAAAGGAAAAATCGAGCAGATGGGTCGAAACGTATTCGGTCTCTCGTCGAGTGATGATTTGGCCGAACGCACCATCGATGCCATCGAAGCTTTCTATACCAAATTAAACGTGGATACGCGCCTTTCAGAAGTTGAAGGCGACAAATCTGAGGCTGTAGAAGCGGTGATCAAAAAGCTTGAAGACTACGGCTATACCAAACTTGGTGAAAACCAAGCCATCACAATCGATGTATCGCGTCAGATTTTAGCAAATGCGCTGTAA